The following are encoded in a window of uncultured Sphaerochaeta sp. genomic DNA:
- a CDS encoding MATE family efflux transporter produces MRTTTLERENPLGTEPIFKLLVRFSVPAIVGMMVNALYNIVDRIYIGNSPSLGADGIAGITIVFPIMIILMAMGVLFGIGGATLFSIRLGQKEQGQAQEVMGNAFFLLIASGLTFLVLGQIFLTDILTLFGASEQVLPYATSYMRIIFFGALFQVTNMGMNNFIRADGNPKIAMLSMFLGAGTNIVLDPIFIYALDWGMAGAAIATVISQMVSFTWVLSYFLGKRSRVKLKMRTIRPRRHNTLLIISLGLPGFVLQITNSLLNIILNKSLLQYGGDLGISAMGIVNSLHTLLIMPVIGIKQGVQPLISFNFGAKKYGRVKEATKLGIISSTAVIMVGYLATRFFPTTMVAMFNRDPALLELGTFALTRWFLLTPLVGFQIIAGNFFQAIGKSRIALLLTLSRQGFFLIPSILLFSHFFGLQGILYSAPISDLLSSLLTAIFFIPGIRDLEKNARSI; encoded by the coding sequence ATGAGAACCACCACCCTCGAAAGAGAGAATCCTCTCGGCACCGAACCGATTTTCAAGCTGTTGGTCCGCTTCAGTGTCCCTGCCATCGTAGGGATGATGGTCAATGCACTCTACAACATAGTGGACAGAATCTATATCGGGAATAGTCCATCCCTCGGGGCTGATGGTATAGCAGGAATCACCATCGTCTTCCCCATCATGATCATTCTGATGGCGATGGGAGTACTGTTTGGTATCGGGGGAGCTACACTCTTCTCCATCCGCCTTGGCCAAAAAGAACAAGGGCAAGCACAGGAAGTGATGGGAAATGCCTTCTTCCTGCTTATTGCCAGCGGACTCACCTTCCTGGTACTGGGCCAGATCTTTCTTACCGATATACTCACCCTCTTTGGTGCCAGTGAGCAGGTACTCCCTTACGCAACCAGCTACATGCGAATCATCTTCTTTGGAGCATTGTTCCAAGTAACCAATATGGGAATGAACAACTTCATCCGTGCTGATGGAAACCCAAAGATTGCCATGCTCTCCATGTTTCTTGGTGCCGGTACCAATATTGTACTCGATCCCATTTTCATCTATGCCTTGGATTGGGGAATGGCAGGGGCTGCCATCGCCACGGTGATCAGCCAGATGGTTTCCTTTACCTGGGTACTCTCCTACTTCCTGGGAAAGCGTAGCAGGGTAAAGCTGAAAATGAGAACCATCCGTCCCCGCCGTCACAATACCCTCTTGATCATAAGCCTGGGGTTGCCCGGTTTTGTACTCCAGATAACCAACAGTCTCCTGAACATCATACTCAATAAATCCCTCTTGCAGTATGGAGGGGACCTTGGTATCTCAGCCATGGGAATCGTCAACAGCCTACATACCCTGCTTATCATGCCGGTTATCGGTATCAAGCAAGGCGTACAGCCTCTGATCAGCTTTAATTTCGGGGCAAAGAAGTATGGCCGGGTTAAGGAGGCCACCAAGCTTGGGATTATCAGCTCCACCGCTGTAATCATGGTAGGATACCTAGCTACCAGGTTCTTCCCGACCACCATGGTGGCAATGTTCAATCGTGACCCTGCACTGCTCGAGCTAGGAACCTTTGCCCTGACACGGTGGTTCCTCCTCACCCCACTGGTAGGGTTTCAGATCATTGCAGGGAACTTTTTCCAAGCAATTGGCAAGAGCAGGATTGCACTCCTGCTCACCCTTTCGAGGCAGGGGTTCTTTCTCATCCCTTCCATCCTGCTCTTCTCACACTTCTTCGGGTTGCAGGGAATTCTCTATTCTGCACCGATTTCCGACCTGCTCTCTTCCCTGCTGACCGCCATCTTCTTCATCCCGGGCATCCGGGATCTTGAGAAGAATGCACGTTCCATTTAG
- a CDS encoding carboxyl transferase domain-containing protein → MADKKKPVLQETVEHIESILSTSQTCEAKSSWDCVLLSRQSGRTGAKAFINMICDQFMELHGDRTYGDDPAMIGGIGMVGGRAVTFIGNRKGANFRENVSCNYGMSNPEGYRKALRLAKQAEKFGRPVVCFIDTPGAYPGLGSEERGIGEAIAQNLKVFSTLKTPVLCFIIGEGGSGGALGIGIGDKLYMLENAVYSVITPEGFASILLRDPSKAKEAAEAMKMTSRHLKEFGVIHDIIEEKSPEETAQLIKEIIIRDLDNLCSKPPEHLVRYRLKKIRGIGEVSGGKEWWQPLLEVFTKTVSFR, encoded by the coding sequence ATGGCAGACAAGAAGAAACCCGTACTGCAAGAGACGGTAGAACATATTGAATCCATTCTCAGCACCAGCCAGACTTGTGAGGCAAAATCATCATGGGATTGTGTGCTTCTCTCCCGACAGAGCGGAAGAACCGGAGCAAAGGCCTTCATCAACATGATCTGTGACCAGTTCATGGAGTTGCACGGGGACCGAACCTATGGTGATGATCCTGCCATGATCGGAGGTATCGGAATGGTAGGAGGCAGGGCGGTTACTTTCATTGGAAACCGGAAGGGTGCCAATTTCAGGGAGAATGTTTCTTGCAACTATGGAATGAGTAACCCTGAAGGGTATCGCAAGGCATTGCGTCTGGCCAAGCAGGCAGAGAAATTCGGCCGTCCCGTGGTCTGTTTCATCGATACCCCTGGAGCATATCCCGGACTTGGGAGTGAGGAGAGGGGAATCGGGGAGGCAATCGCCCAGAACCTGAAGGTTTTCTCAACACTCAAGACTCCAGTTCTCTGTTTTATCATTGGTGAAGGTGGTAGTGGAGGAGCATTGGGTATCGGCATAGGGGATAAGCTCTATATGCTGGAGAATGCAGTCTATTCAGTCATTACCCCTGAAGGATTCGCTTCCATCTTGCTTCGTGATCCATCGAAAGCCAAGGAGGCGGCTGAGGCCATGAAGATGACCAGCCGGCACTTGAAGGAGTTTGGGGTCATTCATGACATCATTGAGGAAAAGAGTCCAGAAGAGACAGCTCAGTTGATCAAGGAAATCATTATTCGTGACCTTGATAACCTCTGCAGCAAGCCACCTGAGCACTTGGTACGATACAGGTTGAAAAAGATTCGTGGTATCGGGGAAGTCAGTGGGGGAAAGGAGTGGTGGCAGCCGCTTCTTGAGGTTTTCACCAAGACAGTGAGCTTCCGCTAA
- the accD gene encoding acetyl-CoA carboxylase, carboxyltransferase subunit beta, with product MSNEVLKRCPQCQKDVQVGEHKICPYCNFHFPLTVEERLALFADEGSFKEMSSGMQSMNPIALAGYEEKLKENQKKSSLSDAATIGRCTIEEKPVVVGIMSFAFMGGSMGSVVGEKITQAMIEGALTGDPVVLFTASGGARMQEGIFSLMQMAKTASAAALLEETRTPLFLVLTNPTTGGVTASFAMLGDIILAEPGAIIGFAGPRVIEGTIGEKLPEGFQRSEFQLEKGFIDSIVERKKLRETLSFLIETHTRRA from the coding sequence ATGTCAAACGAAGTTTTGAAACGATGCCCCCAGTGCCAGAAAGATGTACAGGTAGGGGAGCATAAGATTTGTCCATATTGCAATTTTCATTTCCCACTTACCGTTGAAGAACGCCTTGCTCTCTTTGCAGATGAAGGCTCGTTCAAGGAGATGAGTAGTGGAATGCAGTCGATGAACCCCATCGCCCTTGCAGGGTATGAGGAGAAGCTGAAAGAGAATCAGAAGAAATCCTCGCTGAGTGACGCTGCCACCATCGGACGTTGTACTATTGAGGAAAAACCCGTGGTTGTCGGCATCATGTCCTTCGCTTTCATGGGAGGCAGCATGGGTTCGGTAGTGGGAGAGAAAATCACGCAGGCCATGATCGAGGGAGCTCTCACCGGAGACCCGGTAGTCCTTTTTACAGCCAGTGGTGGTGCCAGGATGCAGGAAGGTATCTTCAGCTTGATGCAGATGGCAAAGACAGCCAGTGCTGCCGCACTCTTGGAAGAAACCCGGACCCCACTCTTTCTTGTCTTGACTAATCCCACCACCGGTGGCGTGACGGCCTCCTTTGCCATGCTTGGGGACATCATACTCGCAGAACCCGGGGCAATTATAGGATTTGCAGGTCCCAGGGTAATCGAGGGAACCATCGGGGAGAAGCTCCCAGAGGGGTTCCAGCGCTCAGAGTTCCAGCTTGAGAAAGGTTTCATCGATTCCATTGTTGAGCGCAAGAAGCTGAGAGAGACCCTCTCCTTCCTGATCGAAACCCACACAAGGAGGGCCTAA
- a CDS encoding acetyl-CoA carboxylase biotin carboxylase subunit, translated as MIKKLLVANRAEIAVRIIRACRDLGIKTVAVYSTADTLSLPVSMADEAVCIGEAQTDKSYLNVRNIITTACALRCDAIHPGVGFLSENADFAKQVEDAGLVFIGPESKTIALLGNKVAARQAALAAGIPITPGSSEALVDLADAKRTAEQIGYPIILKAAAGGGGRGMRIVRKEEQLEQSLQLARKEALAFFGDASVHMERFLEQPRHVEIQLLADGQGGVVHLGERDCSVQKNHQKLLEESPSPILDEGLRKAMCNDSVRLFKELGYRGAGTVEFLVEGDAYYFMEVNARLQVEHPVSELVSSLDLVQAQIRIAQGNKLPFKQKDIRLSGYALECRINALSAGVITALQLPSGPFVRVDSHLEAGSILSPYYDSMVAKIIIWAPDRDQGIAVMLRALEEVNIQGVTTNLEEQKRLIASKQFRSGRFTTDLYQKVCEQEK; from the coding sequence ATGATCAAGAAACTGCTCGTTGCAAACCGTGCAGAGATTGCGGTACGTATTATCAGGGCGTGCCGTGATCTGGGAATCAAGACTGTTGCTGTCTATTCCACTGCCGATACCCTAAGTCTGCCTGTTTCCATGGCAGACGAAGCCGTCTGTATTGGGGAAGCACAAACAGACAAGAGTTACCTGAATGTACGGAATATTATAACCACCGCCTGTGCGCTTCGCTGTGATGCCATCCACCCAGGAGTAGGATTCCTCTCAGAGAATGCTGATTTTGCAAAGCAGGTGGAAGATGCAGGACTTGTATTTATTGGTCCTGAGAGTAAGACGATTGCCTTGCTCGGAAACAAGGTTGCTGCAAGGCAGGCTGCCCTTGCAGCCGGGATCCCCATCACCCCGGGTAGTAGCGAAGCGCTTGTTGATCTTGCAGATGCAAAGAGAACTGCCGAGCAGATCGGCTACCCCATCATCCTCAAAGCCGCCGCAGGGGGTGGGGGTAGAGGTATGCGTATTGTCAGGAAAGAGGAACAACTTGAGCAGTCCTTGCAGCTTGCCCGAAAGGAGGCGCTCGCCTTCTTTGGGGATGCCTCGGTGCATATGGAGCGGTTCCTTGAACAGCCACGTCACGTGGAAATCCAGCTCTTGGCCGATGGCCAGGGAGGTGTGGTCCACCTAGGTGAGCGAGACTGTTCAGTGCAGAAGAATCATCAGAAGCTGCTTGAGGAGAGTCCTTCTCCAATCCTTGATGAAGGACTGAGAAAGGCAATGTGCAATGACTCAGTGAGACTCTTCAAGGAATTGGGATACCGAGGCGCTGGGACCGTGGAGTTCCTCGTTGAGGGGGATGCATACTACTTCATGGAAGTGAATGCACGATTGCAGGTCGAGCATCCGGTTAGTGAACTGGTAAGTTCCCTTGACCTGGTACAGGCACAGATCAGGATAGCACAGGGTAATAAGCTTCCCTTTAAGCAAAAAGATATCCGTCTCTCTGGATACGCTCTTGAGTGTAGGATCAATGCACTTTCTGCTGGGGTCATCACCGCACTGCAACTGCCTTCAGGCCCCTTTGTACGAGTGGACTCCCATCTTGAGGCAGGATCCATTCTCAGTCCCTATTACGACTCAATGGTGGCCAAGATCATCATCTGGGCTCCTGACAGGGATCAGGGCATAGCCGTAATGCTCAGGGCCTTGGAGGAAGTGAACATCCAAGGGGTAACCACCAACCTGGAAGAGCAAAAACGCCTCATCGCCTCCAAACAGTTCAGGAGTGGTCGCTTCACTACAGACCTCTATCAGAAGGTTTGTGAACAGGAGAAATAA
- the accB gene encoding acetyl-CoA carboxylase biotin carboxyl carrier protein has protein sequence MDSIEHMDLREVLTLFDSSTLSELELSCSRFSLKLKRPVAGEATIQPVPVIKQSTQDAQTVMEPKADANAEEVETITSPIVGTFYLTPAPDAPPYVKVGSKVESGDVICTIEAMKLMNQLESDYSCEIVEILAKPEQLVEFGQPLFKVKKL, from the coding sequence ATGGATAGTATTGAACACATGGACCTCCGAGAGGTCCTTACCCTATTTGATTCCAGTACCCTAAGCGAGCTTGAGCTCTCCTGCTCACGCTTCTCACTCAAACTGAAAAGACCGGTCGCAGGAGAGGCAACCATCCAGCCTGTTCCAGTAATCAAGCAAAGCACTCAGGACGCACAAACAGTGATGGAACCAAAGGCTGATGCAAATGCAGAAGAAGTGGAAACCATCACCAGTCCCATTGTGGGAACCTTCTACCTAACCCCGGCTCCTGATGCACCTCCCTATGTGAAAGTTGGTAGCAAAGTGGAGAGTGGGGACGTTATCTGCACGATTGAAGCAATGAAGCTGATGAACCAGCTTGAGAGTGATTACTCCTGTGAAATTGTCGAAATCCTTGCCAAGCCTGAACAACTGGTGGAATTTGGCCAGCCTCTTTTCAAGGTCAAGAAACTATGA
- a CDS encoding beta-ketoacyl-ACP synthase III, with protein sequence MKPPQSIHITALGSYAPQRVVTNNDLSHMVDTSDEWIQSHTGISERHVAGEEEKTSNLAYKAIEDLLASYNLKASHIDGIVCATATPDYPGFPSVACMIAEQFGITGPALDVSAGCTGFIYALEVARAMIATGSMKNALVVGAEKLSGVVDWKDRNTCVLFGDGAGCALLEFSDQEETGLIDTLLKAEAAGTKALTIHPEKHAIEMDGRAVYSFAVRTIGDTILALVERNNLNLESIDWIVPHQANRRIIQACSKRYGIPEEKFYMNIDRFANTSAASIPLALREMDRAGLLKKGQRILMVGFGAGLTYGGTLLTWTY encoded by the coding sequence TTGAAGCCTCCACAATCGATACACATCACCGCCCTTGGCAGTTACGCGCCGCAGAGGGTGGTAACTAATAATGACCTGAGCCATATGGTCGACACGAGTGATGAGTGGATCCAAAGTCACACTGGAATTAGTGAGAGACACGTTGCCGGGGAAGAAGAGAAGACCAGTAATCTTGCCTATAAAGCCATCGAGGATCTCCTTGCAAGCTACAATCTGAAGGCATCCCATATTGATGGCATTGTCTGCGCAACAGCTACCCCGGACTATCCTGGGTTTCCTTCTGTTGCCTGTATGATCGCAGAACAGTTCGGCATTACCGGACCAGCCTTGGATGTAAGTGCCGGTTGCACCGGCTTCATCTACGCCTTGGAAGTAGCCCGGGCCATGATCGCCACAGGTTCCATGAAGAATGCCCTCGTGGTAGGAGCAGAGAAACTCTCAGGTGTAGTTGACTGGAAAGACCGAAACACCTGCGTACTCTTTGGAGATGGAGCAGGATGTGCACTGCTTGAATTCTCAGACCAAGAGGAAACTGGTCTCATCGACACTTTGCTCAAGGCTGAGGCTGCTGGTACCAAGGCACTGACCATCCATCCAGAAAAACATGCCATCGAGATGGACGGCCGGGCGGTCTACTCCTTTGCGGTGAGAACGATTGGAGATACCATCCTGGCACTGGTTGAACGAAATAACCTGAATCTGGAATCCATTGATTGGATTGTCCCTCACCAAGCAAACCGAAGAATCATCCAAGCCTGTTCCAAGCGATATGGAATTCCAGAAGAAAAGTTCTATATGAATATCGATCGATTTGCCAACACCTCAGCGGCATCCATCCCCCTTGCACTGAGGGAGATGGACAGAGCAGGATTGCTCAAGAAGGGCCAAAGAATTCTGATGGTGGGATTCGGAGCAGGATTGACCTACGGAGGAACTCTACTTACATGGACGTATTGA
- a CDS encoding ACP S-malonyltransferase: protein MDVLIALYPGQGSQKPKMALDLYDASKQVRDLFALASDVSGLDLYQLLDDGSEEDLKQTKATQLAVTLASRSAQLRLTELGFSFAAHSGFSLGELSAFAGGGILDDETLFSLINKRAALMDEEARKIEEVQGKLGMAAIIGLDYATVEQTLREAQIPGLYASNDNSTTQVVIAGLQESIAQGKKVLQAKGARRVIPLKVSGPFHTPFMEGATEPFSAFLETLDFKNPLSLVISSVDGNVIKDSQQAKEHLAMQLAKPVRWTEAMKHLSSLAQEKHAQVAETGFGTVLSGLWKNSNAEIPCRNLGSEDAIWNYKKELES from the coding sequence ATGGACGTATTGATAGCACTCTACCCCGGACAGGGGTCCCAGAAACCAAAGATGGCCCTGGACCTCTATGACGCAAGCAAGCAAGTAAGGGATCTCTTTGCTCTTGCAAGTGATGTAAGTGGTCTTGACTTATACCAATTGCTTGATGATGGCAGCGAAGAGGATTTGAAACAAACAAAAGCTACACAGCTTGCAGTAACCCTTGCAAGCCGCAGTGCACAGCTGAGACTAACCGAGCTTGGATTCTCATTTGCTGCCCATAGTGGGTTCAGCCTTGGCGAGCTTTCCGCCTTTGCAGGAGGTGGCATCCTTGATGATGAAACGCTCTTTTCCTTGATCAACAAACGTGCTGCATTGATGGACGAAGAAGCAAGAAAGATTGAAGAGGTACAGGGAAAGCTGGGGATGGCGGCCATCATTGGGTTGGATTATGCAACTGTTGAACAAACCCTGAGAGAAGCACAAATCCCAGGACTGTATGCATCCAATGACAACAGCACCACACAGGTGGTTATCGCTGGCTTGCAGGAGAGCATCGCCCAAGGGAAGAAGGTCCTGCAGGCAAAGGGAGCGAGAAGAGTTATTCCCCTGAAGGTCTCCGGCCCATTCCACACCCCCTTCATGGAGGGGGCAACTGAGCCTTTCTCTGCTTTCTTAGAAACGCTCGACTTCAAGAACCCCCTTTCCTTGGTAATCTCGAGTGTGGATGGAAATGTGATCAAGGACTCTCAGCAAGCAAAGGAGCATCTGGCAATGCAATTGGCAAAACCTGTGCGCTGGACGGAGGCAATGAAGCATCTCTCTTCCTTGGCACAAGAGAAGCATGCACAGGTAGCTGAAACTGGGTTTGGAACGGTACTCAGCGGGCTTTGGAAGAACAGTAATGCGGAAATCCCTTGCCGGAATCTCGGCAGTGAGGATGCAATCTGGAATTACAAGAAGGAATTGGAATCATGA
- the fabG gene encoding 3-oxoacyl-[acyl-carrier-protein] reductase: MSEKKHALVTGGSRGIGRTIIETLLSEGYEVWYLSRSKAEGLEANHISCDMADRESVASALEAVVNEATYIDVLVNNAGITRDGLIMRMKDEAWDDVIAVNLTSVFLTCRRIGRLMATQRKGAIVNISSVVGIVGNGGQTNYAASKAGIIGFSKSLAKELAGRNVRVNVVAPGFIETAMTEVLSDKLKDQIKDQIPLSRIGNTEEVAQSVAFLASDKASYITGQVLAVDGGMAM; encoded by the coding sequence ATGAGTGAAAAGAAACACGCCCTGGTGACCGGAGGGTCTCGGGGAATTGGTAGAACAATCATAGAGACATTGCTCAGTGAAGGATATGAAGTTTGGTACCTCTCCAGGAGCAAGGCAGAAGGACTGGAAGCGAATCACATCAGTTGCGATATGGCTGACAGGGAGAGCGTTGCCTCTGCACTGGAAGCGGTGGTCAATGAAGCAACATACATCGATGTCCTGGTCAACAATGCAGGTATAACCCGTGATGGATTGATCATGCGAATGAAGGATGAAGCTTGGGATGATGTCATTGCTGTCAACCTTACCTCAGTATTTCTCACCTGCCGGCGTATCGGCCGACTTATGGCAACCCAGAGAAAGGGTGCCATCGTCAATATCTCCAGCGTGGTCGGTATTGTGGGCAATGGGGGACAGACCAACTATGCAGCCAGCAAGGCAGGCATTATTGGATTCTCCAAGAGCCTAGCCAAGGAACTTGCCGGAAGAAATGTACGGGTCAATGTGGTAGCCCCTGGATTCATTGAGACTGCCATGACAGAGGTGCTTTCAGATAAGTTGAAGGACCAGATCAAGGATCAGATTCCCCTTTCAAGAATTGGAAATACGGAAGAGGTTGCCCAAAGCGTGGCGTTCCTCGCAAGCGATAAAGCATCCTACATCACCGGCCAGGTTCTGGCTGTCGATGGTGGGATGGCAATGTAA
- the fabF gene encoding beta-ketoacyl-ACP synthase II translates to MERVVVTGMGTVNPLGREVEQFWKQIQAGACGIDKITRFDTTDYPAKIAGEVRDFDPSDLLDRKELRGMADFTKFAAHAAVQAMNQAKLEKGSFDPYRSGVYVGNGIGGFEVAEENLAKLFDRGPHAVAPLTIPKLISNEAAGNIAIHFGIQGPCRTTVTACASGTDAIGDAFNSIRFGLVDMALAGGTEAAITELSVAGFCRLQALATKYNDTPKIASRPFDKERDGFVMGEGAGMLVLESLSHAKKRGATILGEIAGYSMTCDAFHLTAPNPDGEGAARAMKQAIEMAGASLDEVDYINAHGTSTAANDSMETKAIKRVFGDGAYKLKVSSTKSMTSHLVGAAGAVEAIICLLAIRDQYFPCTLNQTDPDSECDLDYVPNKGMNGTIRYAVSNSLGFGGHNGVLVFKAYQEN, encoded by the coding sequence ATGGAACGTGTGGTAGTAACCGGTATGGGAACAGTCAATCCACTGGGTAGGGAGGTAGAACAGTTCTGGAAGCAGATACAGGCAGGAGCCTGTGGAATTGATAAGATCACCAGGTTCGATACAACCGACTACCCAGCCAAGATTGCAGGGGAAGTCAGGGATTTCGATCCCTCTGACCTGCTTGACCGTAAGGAATTGAGAGGTATGGCTGATTTCACCAAGTTTGCCGCTCATGCAGCCGTACAGGCTATGAATCAGGCAAAACTGGAGAAAGGTTCCTTTGACCCTTACAGAAGCGGCGTCTATGTTGGAAACGGTATTGGAGGATTCGAAGTTGCTGAGGAGAACCTTGCAAAGCTCTTTGACAGGGGCCCACACGCGGTAGCTCCCCTAACCATCCCCAAGCTTATCAGCAACGAGGCTGCAGGGAATATTGCAATCCACTTCGGTATACAAGGCCCCTGTCGCACCACGGTCACAGCATGTGCATCCGGTACCGATGCAATTGGGGATGCGTTCAACTCAATTCGCTTTGGTCTGGTGGATATGGCTTTAGCCGGTGGCACTGAGGCTGCAATCACCGAGCTCAGCGTAGCTGGATTCTGCCGCCTCCAGGCCTTGGCAACCAAGTACAACGATACACCCAAGATTGCCAGCCGACCGTTCGATAAGGAACGCGATGGGTTTGTCATGGGAGAGGGAGCTGGAATGCTGGTGCTTGAATCACTTTCGCATGCCAAGAAGCGCGGGGCAACCATCCTCGGTGAGATTGCCGGCTACAGCATGACCTGCGACGCGTTCCACCTCACAGCCCCCAATCCAGACGGGGAAGGAGCTGCCAGAGCCATGAAACAGGCGATTGAAATGGCAGGGGCAAGCCTTGATGAGGTTGATTACATCAATGCCCATGGTACCAGTACTGCGGCAAACGACTCCATGGAGACAAAGGCGATCAAGCGGGTATTCGGTGATGGTGCGTATAAGCTCAAGGTCTCATCAACCAAATCCATGACCAGTCACCTGGTTGGGGCAGCAGGAGCAGTTGAGGCCATTATCTGCCTGCTTGCCATCAGGGACCAGTACTTCCCCTGTACGCTCAACCAGACGGATCCAGACAGTGAGTGTGATCTTGACTATGTACCGAACAAGGGAATGAATGGTACAATTCGATATGCTGTCAGCAATTCATTGGGCTTTGGTGGACATAATGGTGTGCTTGTATTTAAGGCCTATCAGGAAAACTAA
- a CDS encoding 3-hydroxyacyl-ACP dehydratase FabZ family protein, protein MPEQFETPEELLPHRDPFLFLDELIEADEKHTVAKRVFTEDHFFFKGHFPSYPVVPGVILVETLAQCGGAGLIQTGILPHGAFFVLASIEKAKFRNQVRPNDCAIIEVHNVRVSKVMVRQKGTITINGNVAAEASWMCIVNSKQERI, encoded by the coding sequence ATGCCAGAACAGTTTGAAACGCCAGAGGAACTACTTCCTCACCGAGATCCATTTCTGTTCCTCGATGAGTTGATCGAGGCTGATGAGAAACACACCGTTGCAAAACGAGTTTTCACTGAAGATCACTTCTTCTTCAAGGGTCACTTTCCAAGCTACCCGGTGGTACCGGGGGTCATTCTTGTAGAGACCTTGGCACAGTGCGGCGGTGCCGGACTGATCCAGACAGGGATTCTTCCTCATGGTGCCTTCTTCGTGTTGGCTTCCATTGAGAAGGCAAAGTTCCGAAACCAGGTACGCCCTAACGACTGTGCTATCATTGAAGTACATAATGTGAGAGTAAGCAAAGTGATGGTTCGTCAGAAGGGAACCATTACCATAAACGGGAATGTTGCAGCTGAAGCATCCTGGATGTGCATCGTCAATAGCAAACAAGAAAGGATTTAG
- the fabV gene encoding enoyl-ACP reductase FabV, with protein MIITKKVMRNVSLTAHPAGCKRYVQQQIDWVKNQAQNGEDTRYPNPVEELLPKRVLVIGGSTGYGLSSRIVAAYTGGSDTINVSFEREPAEKKTATPGWYNTMAFEQQAQKDGMKASSVFGDAFSTAIKEETARKIKEELGQVDLVIYSLASPLRNDPVTGATYRSVLKPIGKPFTALSVDLDDDVVKQATIEPATDEQVQDTVKVMGGEDWSLWVDYLLEQGLLAEGAMTVAYSYIGPRITYPVYREGTIGKAKEHLENSASALTDKLEAIGGKAFVSVNKALVTRASAVIPVVPLYMALLYQVMKEKNIHEHCTQQIYRLFLGQLYTKEEIPTDQKGRLRVDDWEMLEEVQNEVERRWALQKEGQPLLQGDLDGVFEEYEHIHGFGFPDIDYGADIDPRIV; from the coding sequence GTGATCATCACGAAAAAAGTAATGCGTAATGTCTCTCTTACCGCTCACCCTGCAGGGTGCAAGCGGTATGTCCAACAGCAAATAGACTGGGTGAAAAACCAGGCACAGAACGGGGAGGATACGCGCTATCCCAATCCGGTTGAGGAATTACTCCCAAAGCGAGTGCTCGTCATTGGTGGATCTACAGGATATGGTCTTTCCAGCCGAATTGTTGCTGCCTACACTGGAGGATCTGACACAATCAATGTGTCTTTCGAACGGGAACCAGCCGAGAAAAAAACAGCAACCCCTGGTTGGTACAATACCATGGCCTTCGAGCAGCAAGCCCAAAAAGATGGGATGAAGGCGAGTTCTGTTTTCGGTGATGCATTCAGTACGGCAATCAAGGAAGAGACTGCAAGGAAAATCAAGGAAGAACTTGGGCAAGTGGATCTGGTTATCTACAGCCTTGCAAGTCCACTCAGGAATGACCCTGTTACTGGGGCGACTTATCGTTCAGTACTCAAGCCCATAGGCAAGCCATTCACTGCCCTGTCGGTAGACTTGGATGATGATGTGGTTAAACAAGCGACCATTGAACCTGCTACTGATGAACAAGTACAGGATACAGTCAAGGTCATGGGTGGAGAGGACTGGAGCCTCTGGGTTGACTATCTGCTTGAACAGGGACTGCTCGCAGAGGGTGCCATGACTGTTGCATACTCCTACATTGGTCCCAGGATAACCTACCCCGTTTATCGGGAAGGGACCATCGGAAAGGCAAAGGAACACCTTGAGAACAGTGCAAGTGCATTGACTGATAAACTCGAAGCCATCGGAGGTAAAGCCTTTGTTTCAGTAAACAAAGCCCTTGTTACCCGCGCAAGCGCAGTTATCCCAGTGGTACCACTCTACATGGCTCTGCTCTATCAAGTGATGAAAGAGAAGAACATCCACGAGCACTGTACACAGCAGATCTATCGATTGTTCCTGGGCCAGCTCTACACCAAAGAAGAGATTCCAACCGATCAGAAAGGACGACTAAGGGTAGATGATTGGGAGATGCTTGAAGAGGTCCAGAATGAGGTGGAACGCCGGTGGGCTCTCCAAAAGGAAGGGCAACCGCTTCTGCAAGGGGATTTGGATGGAGTGTTTGAGGAGTATGAACATATCCATGGATTCGGTTTCCCTGACATTGACTATGGAGCCGATATTGACCCAAGGATAGTCTAG